A window from Culex pipiens pallens isolate TS chromosome 3, TS_CPP_V2, whole genome shotgun sequence encodes these proteins:
- the LOC120412389 gene encoding basic proline-rich protein-like, producing MRLLVLCLALATSGYAEITTHLGPDGYEYPRPNIPFPPPEKPSPPGSTPRPCPFGGVPPYCCTNGGSGPNCALPSPPTPGPTTPRPCPFGGVPPYCCTNGGSGPNCAVPTTPAGCPYGGVPPYCCTNGGQGPNCVVSIPSTPAPTTPRPCPYGGVPPYCCTNGGQGPNCEVPTRPTPGPTTPAGCPNGGVPPYCCTNGGSGPNCIVPTRPTPGPTTPRPCPFGGIPPYCCTNGGQGPNCVVATTPTPTTPRPCPYGGVPPYCCTNGGQGPNCVVPTRPPPSTPRPCPAGGVPPYCCTNGGQGPNCVVPPPPVPPPTRPPPPPPSGNDNEYLPPCTNGGQGPDCVLPITPPPNRPPTRPPACPSGGVPPYCCTNGGSGPNCVVPTRPTPGPTTPAGCPYGGVPPYCCTNGGTGPNCIVPTRPTPGPTTPAPCPYGGVPPYCCTNGGSGPNCVVPTRPTPGPTTPAGCPYGGVPPYCCTNGGTGPNCIVPTRPTPGPTTPAPCPFGGVPPYCCTNGGSGPNCVVPTRPTPGPTTPAGCPNGGVPPYCCTNGGSGPNCIVPTRPTPGPTTPRPCPFGGVAPYCCTNGGSGPNCIVPSRPTPGPTTPRPTQNNEYLPPPTKPSQGCPNGGVPPYCCTNGGSGPNCAVPTQPPRPTTPSGCPNGGVPPYCCTNGGQGPNCQVPTQPPRPTTPQCPYGGVPPYCCTNGGQGPNCIVPTQPPRPTTPAGCPNGGVPPYCCTNGGQGPNCIVPTQPPRPTTPSCPYGGVPPYCCTNGGQGPNCIVPTQPPRPTTPAGCPNGGVPPYCCTNGGQGPNCVVPTQPPRPTTPTCPYGGVPPYCCTNGGQGPNCIVPTQPPRPTTPAGCPNGGVPPYCCTNGGQGPNCIVPTQPPRPTTPQCPYGGVPPYCCTNGGQGPNCIVPSRPTQPPTKPTSENEYLPPCTNGGFGPNCALPTQPPVTRPPPTQPPRPTTPSCPYGGVPPYCCTNGGQGPNCIVPTQPPRPTTPAGCPNGGVPPYCCTNGGQGPNCAVPSRPSTYPPATRPPPTQPPSCPAGGVPPYCCTNGGQGPNCAVPTRPPTYPPATRPPPTQPPSCPSGGVPPYCCTNGGQGPNCAVPTRPPTYPPATRPPPTQPPNCPAGGIPPYCCTNGGQGPNCAVPTRPPTYPPATRPPPTQQPGCPAGGVPPYCCTNGGSGPNCEIKPSHTLDQDGYHYQRPSKPFNF from the exons CGACTGCTAGTGCTTTGCCTAGCGCTAGCAACGTCCGGCTATGCGGAGATAACGACGCACCTTGGACCGGACGGGTACGAATACCCAAGGCCGAACATCCCGTTCCCACCACCCGAGAAACCATCACCCCCAGGAAGCACTCCACGACCATGTCCTTTCGGTGGAGTTCCGCCGTACTGCTGTACCAACGGAGGCTCGGGGCCAAACTGTGCCCTGCCGTCTCCACCAACTCCGGGACCAACAACTCCGAGACCTTGTCCGTTTGGAGGAGTCCCTCCGTACTGTTGTACTAACGGAGGCTCGGGGCCAAACTGTGCTGTCCCGACTACCCCTGCAGGATGTCCTTACGGGGGAGTTCCTCCGTACTGCTGTACGAACGGTGGACAAGGACCCAACTGTGTAGTGTCAATTCCTTCTACACCTGCACCAACAACACCACGACCCTGTCCGTATGGTGGAGTTCCGCCGTATTGTTGTACTAACGGAGGACAAGGTCCAAACTGCGAGGTTCCTACCAGGCCAACTCCTGGACCGACTACTCCGGCAGGATGTCCTAACGGAGGAGTACCACCCTATTGCTGCACCAATGGAGGTTCCGGTCCGAATTGCATCGTCCCCACTAGACCAACTCCAGGACCAACCACTCCCCGGCCCTGCCCGTTCGGTGGAATCCCTCCGTACTGCTGTACCAATGGTGGACAAGGACCAAATTGCGTTGTAGCTACAACTCCAACTCCCACGACACCAAGACCCTGCCCGTACGGTGGAGTTCCTCCGTACTGTTGTACCAATGGTGGACAAGGACCGAATTGTGTTGTTCCGACTAGGCCTCCTCCATCTACGCCAAGGCCTTGCCCGGCTGGCG GTGTTCCACCCTATTGCTGCACTAATGGAGGTCAAGGACCAAACTGCGTAGTTCCACCTCCTCCAGTCCCACCACCAACGCGACCTCCGCCACCACCTCCATCCGGTAACGACAACGAATACTTACCGCCATGCACTAACGGCGGCCAAGGACCTGACTGTGTACTACCAATCACACCACCACCCAATCGACCACCAACTCGACCTCCAGCGTGTCCATCAGGTGGAGTTCCTCCTTACTGCTGTACCAACGGCGGATCCGGACCGAATTGTGTAGTCCCAACGAGACCAACTCCAGGACCTACGACTCCAGCTGGATGTCCATATGGAGGAGTGCCTCCATATTGTTGTACGAACGGAGGAACTGGACCGAATTGCATTGTTCCAACCAGACCAACTCCAGGACCGACGACCCCGGCGCCTTGCCCGTATGGAGGCGTTCCTCCATATTGCTGTACCAACGGCGGATCCGGACCGAACTGTGTTGTTCCAACGAGACCTACTCCGGGACCAACTACTCCAGCTGGATGCCCTTACGGAGGAGTTCCTCCATATTGTTGTACAAACGGAGGAACTGGACCGAATTGTATTGTTCCGACAAGACCAACTCCAGGACCTACAACTCCCGCTCCTTGTCCATTCGGAGGAGTCCCACCGTACTGTTGTACCAATGGAGGATCCGGACCAAACTGTGTAGTTCCAACGAGACCTACCCCTGGACCAACGACTCCTGCTGGATGTCCCAACGGAGGAGTTCCTCCCTACTGCTGTACAAACGGAGGATCAGGTCCTAACTGTATCGTCCCTACTAGACCAACTCCCGGACCAACCACTCCTCGGCCATGTCCCTTCGGAGGAGTTGCACCTTACTGTTGTACGAACGGAGGATCAGGTCCAAATTGCATTGTGCCATCTCGACCAACTCCTGGACCAACAACGCCAAGACCAACTCAAAACAACGAATATTTGCCACCTCCAACCAAACCATCACAGGGTTGCCCCAATGGAGGAGTTCCACCGTATTGCTGTACCAATGGAGGATCCGGGCCAAACTGCGCAGTTCCAACGCAACCTCCACGACCAACTACTCCTTCCGGTTGTCCCAATGGAGGAGTCCCGCCCTACTGCTGCACTAATGGTGGACAAGGTCCCAATTGCCAGGTTCCAACACAACCTCCAAGGCCAACCACTCCGCAGTGTCCGTACGGTGGAGTTCCACCCTATTGCTGCACAAACGGAGGTCAAGGACCAAATTGCATTGTTCCGACGCAGCCACCACGACCAACCACACCTGCCGGATGTCCGAATGGAGGAGTCCCTCCGTACTGTTGTACTAACGGAGGTCAAGGTCCAAATTGTATAGTTCCAACACAACCACCTCGTCCTACCACGCCCTCGTGTCCTTATGGAGGAGTTCCACCTTATTGCTGCACGAATGGAGGTCAAGGACCTAACTGTATCGTTCCAACGCAACCGCCAAGACCAACCACTCCTGCCGGATGTCCAAATGGTGGAGTTCCTCCTTACTGCTGCACCAATGGTGGACAAGGACCAAACTGCGTTGTTCCGACACAACCACCACGACCAACAACTCCAACCTGTCCCTACGGAGGTGTCCCTCCCTATTGCTGTACTAACGGAGGTCAAGGTCCCAACTGCATAGTCCCAACACAACCGCCACGACCGACGACCCCTGCTGGATGTCCGAATGGAGGAGTCCCGCCGTATTGTTGTACTAACGGAGGTCAAGGTCCTAACTGCATTGTACCGACACAGCCGCCAAGACCCACTACTCCACAGTGCCCGTATGGTGGAGTGCCGCCATATTGCTGCACAAACGGAGGACAAGGACCCAACTGTATTGTTCCATCGAGACCAACCCAGCCACCAACGAAGCCAACTTCCGAAAACGAATATCTGCCACCGTGCACAAACGGTGGATTCG GTCCCAACTGCGCACTGCCAACTCAACCTCCGGTAACTCGACCGCCACCAACTCAGCCTCCACGGCCAACAACGCCATCCTGCCCATACGGAGGAGTTCCACCATACTGCTGTACCAACGGAGGTCAAGGTCCTAACTGCATTGTTCCGACACAACCACCACGACCGACGACCCCTGCCGGATGTCCGAATGGTGGAGTTCCTCCCTACTGTTGTACCAACGGCGGACAGGGCCCGAATTGTGCCGTTCCAAGCCGTCCTTCGACGTACCCGCCAGCTACCCGACCACCGCCAACGCAACCGCCAAGCTGCCCAGCCGGAGGTGTTCCGCCCTATTGCTGCACCAATGGTGGACAAGGACCCAACTGCGCTGTTCCAACGAGACCACCAACTTATCCGCCAGCTACCCGACCTCCGCCAACCCAACCTCCAAGCTGCCCATCCGGAGGAGTTCCGCCGTACTGCTGTACAAATGGCGGCCAAGGGCCGAACTGCGCAGTTCCAACGCGTCCCCCAACCTATCCCCCGGCAACTCGACCACCGCCAACACAACCGCCAAACTGTCCAGCCGGTGGAATCCCACCGTACTGCTGCACCAACGGCGGCCAAGGCCCCAACTGCGCAGTTCCAACGCGACCCCCAACCTATCCACCGGCAACGCGACCTCCACCAACGCAACAGCCGGGCTGCCCGGCCGGAGGAGTCCCACCGTACTGCTGTACTAACGGCGGAAGTGGGCCCAACTGCGAAATCAAACCGTCCCACACCCTGGACCAGGACGGTTACCACTACCAGAGGCCGAGCAAGCCGTTCAACTTCTAG